In Populus nigra chromosome 1, ddPopNigr1.1, whole genome shotgun sequence, one genomic interval encodes:
- the LOC133671485 gene encoding probable magnesium transporter NIPA6 has translation MYSSNLLGFILAMVSSAFIGSSFIIKKKGLRKAGVSGPRASSGGYGYLLEPLWWIGMITMIVGEISNFVAYIYAPAVLVTPLGALSIIVSAVLAHFLLKEKLQKMGVLGCLLCIVGSTVIVLHAPEERSINSVEEIWELAIQPAFLLYTASVVAIALVLILYFSPRYGQTNILVYIGICSVIGSLTVMSIKAIGIAIKLTIEGINQAKYFQTWIFAMVVITCIITQLNYLNMALDTFNTAVVSPIYYAGFTSFTILASAIMFKDYSGQSASSIASELCGFLTVLSGTAVLHSTREPDPPTLPDLYTPLSPKVSWYIQGNGEHWKQKDEDGSPPDFITILRQDHFK, from the exons ATGTACTCAAGCAATTTATTGGGGTTTATACTGGCAATGGTTTCCAGTGCCTTTATAGGCTCTAGTTTTATAATCAAGAAGAAGGGCCTTAGAAAAGCCGGTGTTAGCGGTCCTCGAGCaa GTTCTGGAGGCTATGGTTATTTGTTGGAGCCACTATGGTGGATAGGCATGATTACTA TGATTGTTGGAGAGATTTCCAATTTTGTAGCATACATTTATGCTCCTGCTGTTCTTGTGACACCACTTGGTGCATTGAGTATCATTGTTAG TGCTGTATTAGCCCATTTCTTGTTGAAGGAGAAGCTGCAAAAAATGGGGGTGTTGGGTTGTCTTCTATGTATTGTTGGTTCTACTGTGATTGTTTTACATGCACCTGAAGAACGGTCCATCAATTCAGTAGAAGAAATCTGGGAATTAGCTATTCAGCCAG caTTTCTCTTGTATACAGCCTCCGTGGTAGCTATAGCATTGGTgctgattttgtatttttctccACGCTATGGCCAAACCAACATTTTGGTGTATATAGGAATTTGCTCTGTAATTGGATCATTGACT GTTATGAGTATAAAAGCCATCGGCATTGCTATAAAATTAACCATAGAGGGCATAAACCAGGCCAAATACTTTCAAACATGGATTTTCGCAATGGTTGTAATTACTTGCATCATCACTCAATTAAATTATCTAAACATg GCATTAGATACATTCAACACAGCAGTTGTTTCTCCCATTTACTATGCTGGGTTTACTTCCTTTACAATTCTTGCCAGTGCAATAATGTTTAAG GATTATTCTGGTCAAAGTGCAAGCAGCATTGCATCTGAACTTTGTGGGTTTCTTACCGTGTTATCTGGTACTGCTGTATTGCATAGCACGAGAGAGCCAGATCCACCAACCCTACCAG ATCTTTATACACCATTGTCTCCAAAAGTTTCATGGTACATCCAAGGCAATGGAGAACATTGGAAACAGAAGGATGAAGATGGGTCACCTCCTGATTTCATCACAATTCTCCGACAAGACCATTTCAAGTGA
- the LOC133669677 gene encoding uncharacterized protein At5g08430-like, whose translation MFVWRCPFGFFESEKRGRGKWLSGEVLLIPQPLCEYCAMKKVTKDKKQEIVKERDCEDWCFVCKDGGELILCDFDDCLKVYHTECVKKGDSFPGTGQQWTCARHSCTKCHKATKLYCYCCPKAVCSRCISAAKFLAVRGNKGLCEECLEYVHCVEDKDDVDADGGEIDLTDRDTYECLFLEYWEIIKEAEGLTWDDVNLAELGLRKHSKRSFKSTKIGKSKNDGDLVIYDSDLEITEAYKTRRKRKGSKPIEFDGWGSKQLIEFLTFLGKDTTKELSQYEVNTIICAYIQEKELLDPLKKKKVICDEKLYSIFRRKSMYKNAILNLLEYHFTANLIDSHSEDDENIDGVEISFQEKSEKSTITFKKRNSMGSRTKSEEMEAVPRLHDSGFAAIVTENIKLVYLRKSLVEELSKEPESFEGKIVGSFVKVKNDSRDPSARNSYQLSQVTGIKQSSVIGENKSEILFRVSSMPIDVCFSMLSDLDLSEDEIEDLRQNVEEGLHPKPTIVELEQKAKQLHVDITKHWIEKELARLQKRIDLANEKGWRRELFEYLDELELLKKPSEQERLLEQSPKVIQQMVECKTSPQMFQKRYRPI comes from the exons atgtttgtttggaGGTGTCCTTTTGGGTTCTTCGAGAGCGAAAAGAGAGGCAGGGGTAAGTGGCTTAGTGGCGAAGTGCTCCTCATTCCTCAACCATTGTGTGAATACTGTGCAATGAAGAAGGTAACGAAGGACAAAAAGCAAGAGATAGTTAAAGAAAGAGACTGTGAAGACTGGTGTTTTGTTTGCAAAGATGGTGGAGAGTTAATTCTCTGTGACTTtga TGATTGTCTAAAGGTTTACCATACAGAGTGTGTGAAAAAGGGTGATTCCTTTCCGGGAACTGGTCAGCAATGGACTTGTG CTCGGCATTCTTGTACCAAATGTCATAAAGCCACCAAATTATATTGCTACTGCTGTCCTAAAGCTGTATGCAGTCGCTGCATCAGTGCTGCTAAGTTTTTAGCTGTTAGAGGGAATAAAGGATTGTGTGAAGAATGTCTAGAGTATGTACATTGTGTAGAAGATAAAGATGATGTGGATGCTGATGGG GGTGAAATAGACTTGACAGATCGAGATACGTATGAATGCCTGTTCCTGGAATATTGGGAAATCATAAAGGAAGCAGAAGGCTTGACATGGGATGATGTCAATTTGGCAGAGCTTGGGCTGAGAAAGCATTCCAAACGCAGCTTCAAGTCAACTAAAATTGGGAAGAGCAAAAATGATGGTGACTTGGTGATATATGATAGTGATCTGGAAATTACTGAAGCCtacaaaacaagaagaaaaaggaagggGTCAAAGCCAATTGAATTTGATGGATGGGGATCAAAACAGCTTATTGAGTTCCTCACATTTCTTGGAAAAGATACAACAAAAGAGCTATCACAATATGAAGTTAATACAATCATCTGTGCATACATTCAAGAAAAGGAACTTCTTGAtcctttaaagaaaaagaaagttattTGTGATGAAAAGCTCTATTCAATTTTTAGAAGGAAATCTATGTATAAAAATGCCATACTTAATCTTCTGGAGTACCATTTTACTGCGAACTTAATTGATTCACATTCAGAGGATGATGAAAATATAGATGGAGTCGAAAtaagttttcaagaaaaaagtgaaaaatcCACTATAACATTCAAGAAACGGAACTCAATGGGCTCTCGAACGAAGTCTGAAGAAATGGAAGCAGTTCCTAGACTCCATGACAGTGGTTTTGCAGCTATAGTTACTGAGAATATCAAACTTGTCTACTTGAGGAAAAGCTTAGTGGAGGAACTGTCGAAGGAGCCTGAAAGTTTTGAAGGTAAGATAGTGGGAAGCTTTGTGAAAGTAAAAAATGACTCCAGAGACCCCAGTGCTAGAAATTCTTACCAGCTCTCACAAGTTACAG GTATAAAGCAATCCTCAGTAATTGGAGAGAATAAGAGTGAAATTCTTTTTAGAGTTTCCAGTATGCCAATAGATGTATGCTTTTCAATGCTTTCAGATTTGGACTTATCTGAG GATGAAATTGAGGATTTGAGACAAAATGTGGAGGAAGGGTTACATCCGAAACCTACTATT GTGGAGCTTGAACAGAAGGCAAAACAGCTGCATGTGGATATAACAAAACAT TGGATTGAGAAAGAGCTGGCTAGGTTACAAAAACGCATTGATTTAGCGAATGAGAAGGGATGGAGAAGAGA GTTGTTTGAATATTTAGATGAACTAGAACTGCTTAAGAAACCGTCTGAGCAGGAACGATTGTTAGAACAGTCGCCAAAGGTCATTCAACAGATGGTCGAGTGCAAAACTTCTCCTCAGATGTTTCAGAAACGATACAGACCAATATGA
- the LOC133669670 gene encoding protein PSK SIMULATOR 1-like, producing MGGTCSKKSNASNKKSNPYAKSKGNGVDSYCNKPHISSTQQVKERIEKKELQEANLKQRTKESFLYAKNDVGDEFYDGIPRYPSSSIKSRSIRRQAAVAKVSEVSSRISRAGTLGLGKAVEVLDTLGSSITNLNPNIFASSVATKGNELGILAFEVANTVVKGSNLMQSLSIRSVSYLKEEVLPSEGVQNLISKDMDELLRIVAADKREELKIFSGEVVRFGNRCKDSQWHNLDRYFEKISRVQTPSKGLREEAESIIELLTILVQYTAELYHELQILDKMEQECQQREDAAASNQKGESPAMLRTEIRNQRKRIQNVKKKSFWSRSLEEVMEKFVDIVHFLILEIGNAYGSFDDSIQDKESVSNPARLGPAGLSLHYANVVMQIDNLVARSSSMPPNSKDALYQNLLPGVKSALRSKLLSFHVKDELTITEIKDEMEKTLQWLVPMSINTAKAHHGFGWVGEWASIGSEPNRKSAAAAADIIRIETLHHADKEKTEAYILEQVLWLHHLVSKTKSVSGGGSTLGQKSNQKQKQELPNAPELPDTIVMSDAPSLITNDQTILLEASEKKQILENRKSQDDDSVDTQLRDDDGPSKSNSHSPPRENEDSATVKSVPSVLPITDVGMDKENESDTIDRVNVLKN from the exons ATGGGGGGGACTTGTTCAAAGAAATCCAATGCCAGTaacaaaaaatccaatccaTATGCAAAGTCTAAGGGGAATGGTGTTGATTCTTATTGCAACAAGCCACATATTTCAAGTACTCAACAAGTGAAGGAAAGAATAGAGAAAAAGGAATTGCAAGAGGCAAATTTAAAGCAGCGGACAAAGGAGTCATTTTTATATGCTAAAAATGATGTTGGAGACGAGTTTTATGATGGGATTCCTAGATATCCATCatcatcaataaaatcaagatCAATTCGCAGACAAGCAGCTGTTGCCAAG GTTTCGGAGGTTAGTTCACGTATAAGTAGAGCTGGCACTCTTGGACTAGGGAAAGCAGTGGAGGTCCTGGACACACTAGGGAGTAGCATCACAAATTTAAACCCCAACATTTTTGCATCTAGTGTAGCAACCAAGGGCAATGAACTTGGAATTTTAGCTTTTGAGGTAGCAAACACAGTTGTCAAGGGTTCCAACCTTATGCAATCTCTTTCTATACGAAGTGTAAGTTATTTGAAAGAGGAGGTGCTTCCTTCAGAAGGCGTGCAAAATCTGATATCAAAAGATATGGATGAACTTTTGAGGATCGTTGCAGCTGACAAGAG AGAAGAGCTGAAAATATTTTCAGGAGAGGTGGTTCGTTTTGGAAATCGATGTAAAGATTCTCAATGGCACAACTTGGACCGTTATTTTGAGAA AATTAGCAGAGTACAAACTCCTAGTAAGGGATTGCGGGAGGAGGCAGAATCCATAATAGAACTTTTAACGATTCTGGTTCAGTATACAGCC GAGCTATACCATGAATTGCAAATTTTGGATAAAATGGAACAAGAATGTCAACAGAGGGAGGATGCTGCAGCATCTAATCagaaag GAGAAAGCCCTGCAATGTTAAGGACAGAAATAAGAAACCAAAGAAAGCGAATACAAAATGTAAAGAAGAAATCATTCTGGTCTAGAAGTTTGGAAGAG GTTATGGAGAAGTTTGTAGATATTGTCCATTTCTTAATCCTTGAGATAGGCAACGCATATGGTAGCTTTG ATGATTCCATACAAGATAAAGAATCTGTGAGCAATCCTGCAAGATTGGGACCTGCTGGTCTTTCTTTACATTATGCAAATGTAGTTATGCAAATTGATAACCTT GTGGCACGATCAAGCTCCATGCCTCCAAATAGTAAGGATGCATTGTACCAGAACTTGCTGCCTGGTGTAAAATCAGCTCTGCGTTCCAAATTGCTGTCTTTTCATGTCAAAGATGAG CTTACCATTACGGAAATTAAAGATGAGATGGAGAAGACATTGCAGTGGCTGGTTCCCATGTCCATTAATACAGCCAA AGCCCATCACGGTTTTGGTTGGGTAGGAGAGTGGGCAAGTATCGG GTCTGAGCCCAATAGAAAGTCTGCTGCTGCAGCAGCTGACATAATCCGGATTGAAACACTCCACCACGCCGACAAGGAGAAAACAGAAGCCTATATTCTTGAACAGGTATTGTGGCTTCACCATCTTGTCAGCAAAACCAAGAGTGTTTCTGGTGGTGGTAGCACACTGGGTCAGAAGTCGAATCAGAAGCAAAAACAAGAGTTGCCCAATGCACCCGAGTTGCCTGACACAATTGTAATGTCAGATGCGCCATCGCTAATTACCaatgaccaaacaattttgctGGAAGCTAGTGAGAAAAAACAGATACTAGAAAACAGGAAGAGCCAGGACGACGACTCGGTGGATACCCAGTTGAGAGATGATGATGGGCCGAGTAAGAGCAACAGTCATTCCCCTCCAAGGGAAAATGAAGACTCAGCTACTGTAAAAAGTGTTCCTTCTGTGCTTCCCATCACTGATGTTGGTATGGATAAGGAGAACGAATCAGATACCATTGACAGAGTTAATGTGCTCAAAAACTAA